In one Corallococcus sp. EGB genomic region, the following are encoded:
- a CDS encoding LptF/LptG family permease — translation MRGTLFGYVVRAYVRQTLGILAGVVAVFLVVDFVDRAKAYGGEGWVQDVLKLYGYKALVSVQQLGPAALLLAAGTTVSALRKKGEVTALRALTFGPAALYLPIGLCALVACVGLVAFDETVAARAGRRVDEITTQRFNRWGDWRMYYTPKQWFRRGDSIFFLRGGNPQEGFENVSLFTLTPEFKLRRRVDAGRMRALEGTRWELTDVVERTFTEDGRTSVTQQPTAEYELGVGATTFRIRPGRPEQMRLAELGEQIEARAEVGLATKAFQLAWHNRFAYPLAGLPAALLAVGLALRTNRRGHLTAAVVEGLLIAVAMWGLMVVSRTLVLTERLAPAVAAWMPTTLLTLVAAALWLRREGLLHLPRRSVTRQA, via the coding sequence ATGAGGGGCACCCTCTTCGGGTACGTGGTGCGCGCGTACGTGCGCCAGACGTTGGGCATCCTGGCGGGCGTGGTGGCGGTGTTCCTGGTGGTGGACTTCGTGGACCGCGCGAAGGCCTATGGCGGCGAGGGCTGGGTGCAGGACGTGCTCAAGCTCTACGGCTACAAGGCGCTGGTATCGGTGCAGCAGCTGGGGCCCGCGGCGTTGCTGCTGGCGGCGGGAACGACGGTGTCGGCGCTGCGCAAGAAGGGCGAGGTGACGGCGCTGAGGGCACTCACCTTCGGGCCCGCGGCGCTGTACCTGCCGATAGGGCTGTGCGCGCTGGTGGCATGCGTGGGGCTGGTGGCGTTCGACGAGACGGTGGCCGCGCGAGCGGGCCGGCGCGTGGATGAAATCACCACGCAGCGCTTCAACCGGTGGGGCGACTGGCGGATGTACTACACGCCGAAGCAGTGGTTCCGGCGGGGCGACTCCATCTTCTTCCTGCGGGGCGGCAATCCCCAGGAGGGCTTCGAGAACGTCTCCCTCTTCACGCTGACGCCGGAGTTCAAGCTGCGCCGCCGGGTGGACGCGGGGCGGATGCGCGCGTTGGAGGGAACGCGCTGGGAGTTGACGGACGTGGTGGAGCGCACGTTCACGGAGGACGGGCGCACGTCGGTGACGCAGCAGCCCACCGCGGAGTACGAGCTGGGCGTGGGCGCGACGACGTTTCGCATCCGGCCGGGCCGCCCGGAGCAGATGCGCCTGGCAGAGCTGGGCGAACAGATTGAAGCGCGAGCGGAGGTAGGGCTCGCGACGAAGGCCTTCCAACTCGCGTGGCACAACCGCTTCGCGTACCCGCTGGCGGGGCTGCCGGCGGCGTTGCTGGCGGTGGGCCTGGCGCTGCGGACGAACCGCAGGGGCCACCTGACGGCGGCGGTGGTGGAGGGACTGCTCATCGCCGTGGCGATGTGGGGCCTGATGGTGGTGTCCCGCACGCTGGTGCTCACCGAGCGTCTGGCGCCCGCGGTGGCCGCCTGGATGCCCACGACGCTGCTGACCCTGGTGGCGGCGGCCCTGTGGCTGCGCCGCGAGGGCCTATTGCATCTTCCGCGCCGGAGCGTCACGCGGCAGGCCTGA
- a CDS encoding zinc-ribbon domain-containing protein — protein MRIVCQKCAAAYAIDDRLITPKGVRAQCPRCRHLQLVKREASAASVTAPPEGAAPSAAESAPPASAPSVSREPRSNPAASAQPAPRSAPASAKPAAAPAAQKAPASDLFGDFGEMPELGPPGSVDPFANLGPPVPQPAPKPAPAVKPGPPVPDAPGVAAPAPASAPQAPADPLLDFLGPPPGGLEPEAPSSPPSARASSAPAAGAVSLGRMSRAPAPNIPKPEVHSNCRSCGKDLADPFDQAMGICEDCKQREAAFPRESTVLVAPEVAAAAPAPGNGDLVELPVMGGLDASASGDGASGGEPRSEGATALAPDSRVSSVKPARTSHITAAPARSAQRGGSGGGSRAGVMGLLALAVLGAGGAGYYFLVHKPQQEQRVREARPAAPAPVPQAVLATVGRWKLQFLELEGTSAEHLATGQKQLAMDQRIAYTEAEESFQQALLLDPRSADAIAGYVQALALGRGPGMDDASFQEARELIQAAKGMAGETPALLVAHANLLLARPRQPGNLEEASRLAAEVLAQPAAPDAFKAEAHLVLGRAQVATSRELANQEFAAARKLAPNLKRVDYYSALAHEQAGQYGQALKQLNQRMEMDPQDWNSLEAAARIYVEVGEAPRARKLYETRLKSKAGDVRASLALAVLRYQAEDNARDAVRALKELTKGTFRYSPRDASEIWSHLAAAERTAGNDAGAVKAATEALKAVPALPEAHLQWFMVALAQKDAAVAREHLKGFQGRLQDAALEKVLEGRVLLLEGDAAGAQERFQQAVRLDDRRMDAKLLEGVAAASAKKRDEAFRLFYAVLEAREWDPLRLAPRPALSRFWLRPSDTLVGVENVVKSLGERPDDVQPLLYEGLVRFHQGDRQTADRLFQSVLDVTANSGGAQAYRSLIALDTKGAQARPLAERAVGADRGLPVARLSLGLAQAADGKVAEAMRTLQSTLDVAPKMLSAQTKLAELQVKTKPQEARAVLEKVVGLDPSYFPAKKLLFKLDERG, from the coding sequence ATGCGCATCGTCTGCCAGAAATGCGCGGCGGCCTACGCGATCGACGATCGGTTGATCACGCCCAAGGGCGTCCGCGCGCAATGTCCTCGCTGCCGTCACCTCCAGCTCGTGAAGCGGGAGGCCTCGGCCGCGTCCGTGACGGCTCCTCCTGAAGGCGCCGCGCCCTCGGCCGCGGAGTCCGCGCCCCCCGCGTCCGCGCCCTCCGTCTCACGAGAGCCCCGGAGCAATCCGGCGGCTTCGGCGCAGCCGGCGCCCCGGAGCGCACCTGCCTCGGCGAAGCCCGCGGCGGCTCCGGCCGCGCAGAAGGCGCCGGCGTCGGACCTCTTCGGAGACTTCGGTGAGATGCCGGAGCTGGGGCCGCCGGGCAGCGTGGACCCGTTCGCGAACCTGGGACCGCCGGTTCCCCAGCCCGCGCCCAAGCCTGCGCCCGCCGTGAAGCCCGGTCCCCCGGTGCCCGACGCTCCCGGGGTCGCGGCTCCCGCGCCGGCGTCGGCGCCGCAGGCTCCCGCGGATCCGCTGCTCGACTTCCTCGGGCCGCCGCCCGGGGGCCTGGAGCCGGAGGCTCCTTCTTCGCCCCCCTCCGCGCGTGCGTCCTCCGCGCCCGCCGCCGGGGCGGTGTCACTGGGCCGCATGAGCCGCGCCCCCGCGCCGAACATCCCGAAGCCGGAGGTGCACTCCAACTGCCGCTCGTGCGGCAAGGACCTGGCGGATCCCTTCGATCAGGCCATGGGCATCTGCGAGGACTGCAAGCAGCGCGAGGCCGCGTTCCCCCGGGAGTCCACCGTGCTGGTGGCGCCCGAGGTGGCGGCCGCGGCGCCTGCGCCCGGCAACGGCGACCTGGTGGAGCTGCCGGTGATGGGCGGCCTGGACGCCAGCGCGTCCGGTGATGGCGCGTCTGGAGGCGAGCCCCGCTCCGAGGGGGCCACGGCGCTGGCGCCGGACTCGCGCGTGAGCTCGGTGAAGCCCGCGCGCACGTCGCACATCACGGCCGCGCCGGCCCGCAGCGCCCAGCGTGGCGGAAGCGGCGGCGGCAGCCGTGCCGGCGTCATGGGCCTGCTGGCGCTGGCCGTGCTTGGGGCCGGCGGCGCGGGCTACTACTTCCTCGTGCACAAGCCGCAGCAGGAGCAGCGGGTCCGGGAGGCGCGGCCCGCCGCACCGGCTCCGGTGCCGCAGGCGGTGCTGGCCACGGTGGGGCGGTGGAAGCTCCAGTTCCTGGAGCTGGAGGGCACCAGCGCGGAGCACCTGGCCACCGGCCAGAAGCAGCTCGCGATGGACCAGCGCATCGCGTACACGGAAGCGGAGGAGTCCTTCCAGCAGGCGTTGTTGCTCGACCCGCGCAGCGCGGACGCCATCGCCGGGTACGTGCAGGCGCTGGCGCTCGGGCGCGGTCCGGGCATGGACGACGCCTCCTTCCAGGAGGCGCGCGAGCTCATCCAGGCCGCGAAGGGCATGGCCGGCGAGACGCCCGCGCTGCTCGTCGCGCACGCGAACCTGCTGCTGGCGCGCCCGCGCCAGCCGGGCAACCTGGAGGAGGCATCGCGGCTGGCGGCGGAGGTGCTGGCCCAGCCGGCTGCCCCGGACGCCTTCAAGGCGGAGGCGCACCTGGTGCTGGGGCGCGCCCAGGTGGCCACGTCGCGCGAGCTGGCGAACCAGGAGTTCGCGGCGGCGCGCAAGCTGGCGCCGAACCTGAAGCGCGTGGACTACTACAGCGCGCTCGCCCACGAGCAGGCCGGCCAGTACGGCCAGGCGCTGAAGCAGCTGAACCAGCGGATGGAGATGGATCCGCAGGACTGGAACAGCCTGGAGGCCGCCGCCCGCATCTACGTGGAGGTGGGAGAGGCCCCTCGCGCGCGCAAGCTGTATGAGACCCGGCTGAAGTCGAAGGCGGGCGACGTGCGCGCCTCCCTGGCGCTGGCGGTGCTGCGCTATCAGGCGGAGGACAACGCGCGCGACGCCGTGCGCGCCCTGAAGGAGCTGACGAAGGGGACGTTCCGCTACAGCCCCCGCGACGCCTCCGAAATCTGGAGCCACCTGGCCGCGGCGGAGCGCACGGCGGGCAACGACGCCGGCGCGGTGAAGGCGGCGACGGAGGCCCTGAAGGCGGTGCCCGCGCTGCCGGAGGCCCACCTGCAGTGGTTCATGGTCGCGCTGGCGCAGAAGGACGCGGCCGTGGCCCGCGAGCACCTGAAGGGCTTCCAGGGCCGGCTGCAGGACGCGGCGCTGGAGAAGGTCCTGGAGGGGCGGGTCCTCCTGCTGGAGGGCGACGCGGCCGGAGCGCAGGAGCGCTTCCAGCAGGCGGTGCGGCTGGACGACCGCCGCATGGACGCGAAGCTGCTGGAGGGCGTGGCGGCGGCGAGCGCGAAGAAGCGCGACGAGGCCTTCCGCCTGTTCTACGCCGTGCTGGAGGCGCGCGAGTGGGATCCGCTGCGGCTCGCGCCCCGGCCCGCACTGTCGCGCTTCTGGCTGCGGCCGAGCGACACGCTGGTGGGGGTGGAGAACGTGGTGAAGTCCCTGGGCGAGCGCCCGGACGACGTGCAGCCCCTGCTCTACGAGGGCCTGGTGCGCTTCCACCAGGGGGACCGCCAGACGGCGGATCGGCTCTTCCAGTCGGTGTTGGACGTGACCGCGAACAGCGGCGGCGCCCAGGCGTACCGCTCGCTCATCGCGCTGGACACGAAGGGGGCGCAGGCGCGTCCCCTCGCGGAGCGCGCGGTGGGCGCCGATCGCGGGCTGCCGGTGGCGCGTCTGTCGCTGGGCCTCGCGCAGGCGGCGGACGGCAAGGTGGCGGAGGCGATGCGCACGTTGCAGTCCACGCTGGATGTAGCGCCGAAGATGCTGTCCGCGCAGACGAAGCTGGCGGAGCTGCAGGTGAAGACGAAGCCGCAGGAGGCGCGCGCGGTGCTGGAGAAGGTGGTGGGGTTGGATCCCTCCTACTTCCCGGCGAAGAAGCTGCTCTTCAAACTCGACGAGCGAGGTTGA
- the purD gene encoding phosphoribosylamine--glycine ligase → MKVLLLGSGGREHALAWKLAQSPRLSRLLVGPGNPGTARWGTNVPLQADSPEAVVSLARRERVDLVVVGPEAPLVAGVADALAQVDIPCFGPVAAAARIEGSKAFAKEVMAEAGVPTAAFRVFTDAAEAEAYAVAQGRIVVKADGLAAGKGVIVAPDAKAAQDAVRAVAEMGQAGQRMVLEELLEGEEVSLMALCDGERYVLLPLSQDHKRVGEGDTGPNTGGMGAYCPAPFLTEAQLAQAGERIIAPTLATLKKRGTPLRGVLYAGLMLTASGPKVLEFNARFGDPETQVLMMQLDEDLLPLMEACAKGTLEPRPLKQFPGASVGVVLAAEGYPEAPKKGQRIEGLDAVASNAPVFLAGVAKQDGALVTAGGRVLTVCARGDSLATARERALAAADAVRFEGKHFRRDIGARGLRARP, encoded by the coding sequence GTGAAGGTCCTGTTGCTGGGGTCGGGCGGACGCGAGCATGCACTCGCCTGGAAGCTGGCCCAGAGTCCCCGCCTGTCGCGACTCCTGGTGGGCCCGGGCAACCCGGGGACGGCGCGGTGGGGCACCAACGTGCCGCTGCAGGCGGACTCGCCGGAGGCGGTGGTGTCGCTGGCGCGCCGCGAGCGCGTGGACCTGGTGGTGGTGGGCCCGGAGGCGCCGCTCGTCGCGGGCGTCGCGGACGCGCTGGCGCAGGTGGACATCCCGTGCTTCGGCCCCGTCGCCGCGGCCGCGCGCATCGAGGGCTCCAAGGCGTTCGCCAAGGAGGTGATGGCGGAGGCGGGCGTGCCCACCGCGGCCTTCCGCGTCTTCACGGACGCGGCGGAGGCGGAGGCCTACGCCGTCGCGCAGGGCCGCATCGTGGTGAAGGCGGACGGCCTGGCCGCGGGCAAGGGCGTCATCGTCGCGCCGGACGCGAAGGCCGCGCAGGACGCGGTGCGCGCCGTGGCGGAGATGGGGCAGGCGGGCCAGCGGATGGTGCTGGAGGAATTGCTGGAGGGCGAGGAGGTGTCGCTGATGGCCCTGTGCGACGGGGAGCGCTACGTGCTCCTGCCGCTGTCGCAGGACCACAAGCGCGTGGGCGAGGGCGACACGGGCCCCAACACCGGCGGCATGGGGGCGTACTGCCCGGCGCCGTTCCTCACGGAAGCCCAACTGGCTCAGGCGGGCGAGCGGATCATCGCGCCCACGCTGGCGACGCTCAAGAAGCGCGGCACGCCGCTGCGCGGGGTGCTGTACGCAGGGCTGATGCTCACGGCATCCGGCCCCAAGGTGCTGGAGTTCAACGCGCGCTTCGGGGACCCGGAGACGCAGGTCCTGATGATGCAACTGGACGAGGACCTGCTGCCGCTGATGGAGGCGTGCGCGAAGGGCACGTTGGAGCCCCGGCCGCTGAAGCAGTTCCCGGGCGCGTCGGTGGGCGTGGTGCTGGCGGCGGAGGGCTACCCGGAGGCACCGAAGAAGGGCCAGCGGATTGAAGGGCTGGACGCGGTGGCGTCGAACGCTCCCGTGTTCCTGGCGGGCGTGGCGAAGCAGGACGGTGCGCTGGTGACGGCCGGCGGCCGGGTGCTGACGGTGTGCGCTCGGGGCGACAGCCTGGCGACGGCGCGCGAGCGGGCCCTGGCGGCGGCGGACGCCGTGCGCTTCGAGGGCAAGCACTTCCGCCGGGACATCGGCGCGCGGGGGCTGCGGGCGCGGCCGTGA
- a CDS encoding phosphoketolase, producing the protein MAGPLSDEELEKIDAYWRAANYLSVGQIYLKDNPLLERPLTREDIKPRLLGHFGTTPGLNFIYVHLNRIIRNHRANMMYLIGPGHGAPGIIANTFLEGSYTELYPNIERNRDGMKRLFRQFSWPYGVPSHDSPEVPGSISEGGELGYSLLHAYGAVLDNPDLIVPCVVGDGEAETGALAASWHSNKFINPITDGAVLPILHLNGYKIANPTVLARIDADELESLFKGYGYKPYFLEGDDPKDMHQRMAEVLDTLYAEITRLQRHARENNDPTRPRWPMLVLRTPKGWTGPKVVDGKPVEGTWRAHQVPLEAVRDNPEHLKILEAWLHSYRPRELFDAHGTFREELADIAPKGRLRMGVNAHANGGQLLVPLALPGFRDYAIDPGVPGSKQVSATKVLGGYLRDVMRHNLATRNFRMFAPDENASNRLQDVYAVSGKTWGAKQEPTDEHLSVDGRVMEVLSEHLCQGWLEGYLLTGRHGFFSCYEAFIHIIDSMFNQHAKWIKSARELPWRKPIASLNYLLSSHVWRQDHNGFSHQDPGFIDHVANKKADTVRIYLPPDANTLLSVADHCLRSKNYVNLIIAGKQPSPVWLDMPSAVRHCSTGIGTWEWAGNDDGDPDVVMACAGDVPTMETLAAVTLLREWAPELKVRVVNVVDVFTLAPVHTHPHGLNEEDFNRLFTVDKPVVFAFHGYPTLVHKLTYNRANHANIHVHGYKEEGTTTTPFDMTVLNDMDRFTLALDALRHSKTTRHRLDDAEQRFSEVRQRHKLYVSEHGEDMPEVANWKWTAR; encoded by the coding sequence ATGGCGGGTCCGCTGAGTGACGAGGAGTTGGAGAAGATCGACGCCTACTGGCGCGCGGCGAACTACCTGTCCGTCGGGCAGATCTACCTCAAGGACAACCCGCTCCTGGAGCGGCCCCTCACGCGCGAGGACATCAAGCCGCGCCTCTTGGGTCACTTCGGCACCACGCCTGGCCTCAACTTCATCTACGTGCACCTGAACCGCATCATCCGGAACCACCGGGCCAACATGATGTATCTCATTGGCCCCGGCCACGGCGCGCCTGGCATCATCGCCAACACGTTCCTCGAAGGCTCCTACACGGAGCTGTATCCCAACATCGAGCGCAACCGCGACGGCATGAAGCGCCTGTTCCGCCAGTTCTCCTGGCCCTACGGCGTCCCCAGCCACGACTCGCCCGAGGTCCCCGGCTCCATCAGCGAGGGCGGCGAGCTGGGCTACTCGCTGCTCCACGCGTACGGCGCCGTGCTGGACAACCCGGACCTCATCGTCCCCTGCGTCGTCGGCGACGGCGAGGCGGAGACGGGCGCGCTCGCCGCGAGCTGGCACTCCAACAAGTTCATCAACCCCATCACCGACGGCGCGGTCCTGCCCATCCTGCACCTCAATGGGTACAAGATCGCCAACCCCACGGTGCTCGCCCGCATCGACGCGGACGAACTGGAGTCCCTCTTCAAGGGCTACGGCTACAAGCCCTATTTCCTGGAGGGCGACGACCCGAAGGACATGCACCAGCGGATGGCGGAGGTGCTCGACACGCTCTACGCCGAAATCACCCGCCTCCAGCGCCACGCCCGCGAGAACAACGACCCCACCCGGCCCCGCTGGCCCATGCTCGTGCTGCGCACTCCAAAGGGATGGACCGGCCCGAAGGTCGTGGACGGCAAGCCCGTGGAGGGCACGTGGCGCGCGCACCAGGTGCCTTTGGAGGCGGTGCGCGACAACCCCGAGCACCTGAAGATCCTCGAAGCGTGGCTCCACAGCTACCGGCCCCGCGAGCTGTTCGACGCGCACGGCACCTTCCGCGAGGAGCTGGCGGACATCGCGCCCAAGGGCCGGCTGCGCATGGGCGTCAACGCGCACGCGAACGGCGGACAGCTATTGGTGCCGCTCGCGCTGCCGGGCTTCCGTGACTACGCCATCGACCCGGGCGTGCCCGGCTCCAAGCAGGTCAGCGCCACGAAGGTGCTGGGCGGCTACCTGCGGGACGTGATGCGCCACAACCTGGCGACGAGGAACTTCCGCATGTTCGCCCCGGACGAGAACGCGTCCAACCGGCTCCAGGACGTCTACGCCGTCAGCGGCAAGACCTGGGGCGCGAAGCAAGAGCCCACGGACGAGCACCTCTCCGTCGATGGCCGCGTGATGGAGGTCCTGAGCGAGCACCTCTGCCAGGGCTGGCTGGAGGGCTACCTGCTCACCGGACGCCACGGCTTCTTCTCCTGCTACGAGGCGTTCATCCACATCATCGATTCGATGTTCAACCAGCACGCCAAGTGGATCAAGAGCGCCAGGGAGCTCCCGTGGCGCAAGCCCATCGCGTCGCTGAACTACCTGCTCAGCTCGCACGTGTGGCGGCAGGACCACAACGGGTTCTCCCACCAGGATCCGGGCTTCATCGACCACGTGGCCAACAAGAAGGCGGACACGGTGCGCATCTACCTGCCACCGGACGCGAACACGCTCTTGTCGGTGGCGGACCACTGCCTGCGCTCGAAGAACTACGTCAACCTCATCATCGCGGGGAAGCAGCCCTCGCCGGTGTGGCTGGACATGCCGAGCGCCGTGCGCCACTGCTCGACGGGCATCGGCACGTGGGAGTGGGCTGGCAATGACGACGGTGACCCGGACGTGGTGATGGCCTGCGCGGGCGACGTACCCACCATGGAGACGCTGGCCGCGGTGACGCTGCTGCGCGAGTGGGCCCCAGAGCTCAAGGTGCGCGTGGTCAACGTGGTGGACGTCTTCACGCTCGCGCCCGTGCACACCCATCCGCACGGTCTCAACGAAGAGGACTTCAACCGCCTCTTCACCGTGGACAAGCCGGTGGTGTTCGCGTTCCACGGCTACCCCACGCTCGTGCACAAGCTCACGTACAACCGGGCCAACCACGCCAACATCCACGTGCACGGGTACAAGGAAGAGGGCACCACGACCACGCCGTTCGACATGACGGTGCTCAACGACATGGACCGCTTCACCCTGGCCCTGGACGCCCTCCGGCACTCAAAGACTACGCGCCACCGTTTGGACGACGCGGAGCAGCGCTTCTCCGAGGTCCGCCAGCGGCACAAGCTCTACGTGTCCGAACACGGCGAGGACATGCCCGAGGTCGCCAACTGGAAGTGGACCGCGCGATGA
- a CDS encoding LptF/LptG family permease, whose protein sequence is MKLLARYLLKELLVPLGVWVAFMFLLLFVMQFLRGTDVLLGSAVTLVDLGRLIAYLAPHFLVMALPIAFLLAILLGLGRLGEDRELTSLQALGISPLQLLAAPLGVGVALSAFMVLLTSTVEPWGLTGVKDLVGEVIQKNVAGDVKSGVFYEDLSDLTLYAQKVAPKGGGWTNVLLHDDRDPSSPLLVLAHKGRVGTSERGEALQIELQEGEVHRANRSSVDASVVAFEKAEINVGLGGSLSRRNRFRSPKEELTPAELLAAAKDAEERKEDARPFLMALHSRLGNAVAPVAFALLATPLAIGRRQAGRAWGYLLTLGGYVLYYLLSRAFEQMGQKGQMPVLVAGQLANVLFMVVGAIALYRVTRSGTVR, encoded by the coding sequence GTGAAGCTGCTGGCGCGCTATCTGCTCAAGGAGCTGCTCGTCCCCCTGGGAGTGTGGGTGGCGTTCATGTTCCTGCTGCTGTTCGTGATGCAGTTCCTGCGCGGCACGGACGTGCTACTCGGCTCCGCGGTGACGCTGGTGGACCTGGGCCGGCTCATCGCGTACCTGGCGCCGCACTTCCTGGTGATGGCGCTGCCCATCGCGTTCCTGCTGGCCATCCTGCTGGGCCTGGGGCGGCTGGGAGAGGACCGGGAGCTGACATCGCTGCAGGCCCTGGGCATCAGCCCGCTTCAGCTGCTCGCGGCGCCGCTGGGCGTGGGCGTGGCGCTGAGCGCGTTCATGGTGCTGCTCACGTCCACGGTGGAGCCATGGGGGCTCACGGGCGTGAAGGACCTGGTGGGCGAGGTCATCCAGAAGAACGTCGCGGGCGACGTGAAGTCCGGCGTCTTCTACGAGGACCTGAGCGACCTGACGTTGTACGCGCAGAAGGTGGCGCCGAAGGGCGGCGGCTGGACGAACGTGCTCTTGCACGACGACCGCGACCCCAGCTCGCCGCTGCTGGTGCTGGCGCACAAGGGCCGGGTGGGCACGTCCGAGCGGGGCGAGGCGCTCCAGATTGAATTGCAGGAGGGCGAGGTGCACCGCGCCAACCGCTCCTCGGTGGACGCGAGCGTCGTCGCCTTCGAGAAGGCGGAGATCAACGTGGGGTTGGGCGGGTCTCTGTCGCGGCGCAACCGGTTCCGTTCTCCGAAGGAGGAGCTGACGCCGGCGGAGTTGCTGGCGGCGGCGAAGGACGCGGAGGAGCGGAAGGAGGACGCGCGTCCCTTCTTGATGGCGCTGCACAGCCGGCTGGGCAACGCGGTGGCGCCGGTGGCGTTCGCGCTGCTGGCCACGCCGCTGGCGATTGGCCGCAGGCAGGCGGGCCGTGCGTGGGGCTACCTGCTGACGCTGGGCGGCTATGTCCTCTACTACCTGCTGAGCCGAGCCTTCGAGCAGATGGGGCAGAAGGGGCAGATGCCGGTGCTCGTCGCGGGGCAGCTGGCGAACGTGCTCTTCATGGTGGTGGGGGCGATCGCGCTGTACCGCGTGACGCGTTCGGGGACGGTGCGATGA
- a CDS encoding acetate/propionate family kinase, producing MSDAGAVLVINSGSSSLKFGLYGEQGGQETVRFKGSATRIGSEQGRLVVKDGAGKQVRAVDVRHPSQEDAFREAVRHLEELGGARPQAIGHRVVHGGPHLRQHQALTPEVMKALEDATHFAPLHIPPALRLIRATQQHYPGVPQFVCFDTAFHATLPQVASTLPLPASVREQGVQRYGFHGLSYESIVARLEPQVPARTVVAHLGNGASLVALERGRAVDTSMGFTPTGGIPSGTRTGDLDPGVMLFLMRTRQMDADALETLVNHEAGLRGLSEGTSDMQALTRDAAAGNAAAALAVDIFTRSVAKTVGAYAAVLGGLDLFVFTGGIGENSARVRQGVCAMLGHLGIHLDAQRNDSGTEVITTDASPCPVRVLPSDEEAQLARHTRRLLRG from the coding sequence ATGAGCGACGCGGGCGCGGTGCTGGTCATCAACAGCGGCTCGTCGTCGCTGAAGTTCGGCCTCTATGGCGAACAGGGCGGGCAGGAGACGGTGCGGTTCAAGGGCAGTGCGACCCGCATCGGCTCGGAGCAGGGCCGGCTGGTGGTGAAGGACGGCGCGGGGAAACAGGTGCGCGCCGTGGACGTGCGGCATCCATCGCAAGAGGACGCCTTCCGCGAGGCCGTGCGCCACCTGGAGGAACTGGGCGGAGCGAGGCCCCAGGCCATCGGGCACCGCGTGGTGCATGGCGGCCCCCATCTGCGCCAGCACCAGGCGCTGACGCCCGAGGTGATGAAGGCGCTGGAGGACGCGACGCACTTCGCGCCGCTGCACATTCCTCCCGCGCTGCGGCTCATCCGGGCCACGCAGCAGCACTATCCAGGCGTGCCGCAGTTCGTCTGCTTCGACACGGCCTTTCACGCGACGCTACCCCAGGTCGCGTCGACGCTTCCCCTGCCCGCTTCCGTGCGCGAACAGGGCGTGCAGCGTTATGGCTTCCATGGCCTGTCGTATGAATCCATCGTCGCGAGGCTGGAGCCCCAGGTGCCTGCGCGCACCGTGGTGGCCCACCTGGGCAACGGCGCGAGCCTCGTGGCGCTCGAGCGTGGACGCGCCGTGGATACGTCCATGGGCTTCACGCCCACGGGTGGCATCCCGAGTGGCACACGCACGGGCGACCTGGATCCGGGCGTGATGCTGTTCCTGATGCGCACGCGCCAAATGGACGCGGATGCGCTGGAGACGCTGGTGAACCACGAAGCAGGACTCCGAGGCTTGTCGGAAGGAACCAGCGACATGCAGGCCCTCACCCGCGACGCGGCGGCGGGAAATGCCGCGGCCGCGCTGGCGGTGGACATCTTCACGCGAAGCGTCGCGAAGACGGTGGGCGCCTACGCGGCGGTGCTCGGAGGGCTGGACCTGTTCGTGTTCACGGGCGGCATCGGGGAGAACAGCGCGAGGGTCCGCCAGGGCGTGTGCGCAATGCTGGGCCATCTGGGCATCCACCTTGATGCGCAGCGGAACGATTCAGGCACGGAGGTCATCACCACCGATGCGTCACCGTGCCCGGTACGCGTGTTGCCCAGCGATGAGGAGGCACAGCTCGCTCGCCACACCCGACGACTGCTTCGCGGGTAA